In Nocardioides marinus, one DNA window encodes the following:
- a CDS encoding glycerophosphodiester phosphodiesterase family protein yields MPVRRRTHDPVLVSAHRCGAGQDRELENTRPALDRALALAVDFVEFDVQRCADDTFVLYHDDEVDVGGRRTPLADLTVARVEQLVGPLLRYEEVLAALAGTRRAHIDLKLTSPSTAYTDPAGTHEVRAARRAVEVLGAENIIVTTLEDASVRAVRDWADGEGLDLLVGLSLGRSVKGLPVVRQLRTRWSELRPHLRLSGSRANLVVAKHTLARLGVAAYARRRGLPLLVWTVDTERSLRYWMRPGRAWLVTSNRPEVALRVRERSAARMAP; encoded by the coding sequence GTGCCGGTGCGACGCAGGACCCACGACCCCGTGCTCGTGAGCGCGCACCGCTGCGGGGCCGGGCAGGACCGAGAGCTCGAGAACACCCGCCCGGCGCTGGACCGGGCGCTGGCCCTCGCCGTGGACTTCGTGGAGTTCGACGTCCAGCGCTGCGCCGACGACACCTTCGTGCTCTACCACGACGACGAGGTCGACGTCGGCGGTCGACGTACGCCGCTGGCCGACCTCACCGTCGCCCGGGTGGAGCAGCTGGTCGGGCCGCTGCTGCGCTACGAGGAGGTGCTGGCCGCGCTGGCCGGCACCCGCCGCGCCCACATCGACCTCAAGCTGACCTCACCCTCGACGGCCTACACCGACCCGGCCGGCACCCACGAGGTGCGCGCGGCTCGACGTGCCGTGGAGGTCCTGGGCGCCGAGAACATCATCGTGACCACGCTCGAGGACGCCTCGGTCCGCGCCGTGCGCGACTGGGCCGACGGCGAGGGACTCGACCTGCTCGTGGGGCTGTCGCTGGGGCGCAGCGTGAAGGGGCTGCCGGTGGTGCGGCAGCTGCGCACCCGGTGGTCCGAGCTGCGACCGCACCTGCGGCTGTCGGGCTCGCGCGCGAACCTCGTGGTCGCCAAGCACACCCTCGCACGGCTGGGCGTCGCGGCCTACGCCCGCCGACGGGGCCTCCCGCTGCTGGTGTGGACCGTCGACACCGAGCGGTCCCTTCGCTACTGGATGCGCCCGGGCCGGGCCTGGCTGGTGACCAGCAACCGCCCCGAGGTGGCCCTGCGGGTCCGGGAGCGCTCGGCTGCCAGGATGGCCCCGTGA
- a CDS encoding alpha/beta fold hydrolase gives MTPRQDHDTTQPRTDVLGPPWEAETLELGHDEEGPVVATLVSRRAADPTGRAVLHVHGFADYFFQVEYAAWWLERGYDFYALDLRKYGRSLLPGQTANHVTDLAVYDEELDAAWSLITGRDDHDHVVVSAHSTGGLTLPLWLDRRRPEALAGVVLNSPWLDLQGSALLRTIGTLVLKELGRRRPRQEIKREVNGLYGRSLHRDHDGEWDFDLAWKPLESFRVHAGWLRAVREGHARLQQGLDVPAPVLVLSSDRSSLPEEMGEDVHVTDVVLEVPQIRRWATAVGAHVTYVAVPGARHDVVLSRRPSRERVYAELDRWHAAYVAD, from the coding sequence GTGACCCCTCGCCAGGACCACGACACCACCCAGCCGCGCACCGACGTCCTCGGCCCGCCGTGGGAGGCGGAGACCCTCGAGCTCGGCCACGACGAGGAGGGACCGGTCGTCGCGACCCTGGTCTCCCGCCGTGCCGCCGACCCCACCGGTCGTGCCGTGCTGCACGTGCACGGGTTCGCCGACTACTTCTTCCAGGTCGAGTACGCCGCGTGGTGGCTGGAGCGGGGCTACGACTTCTACGCGCTCGACCTGCGCAAGTACGGCCGGTCCCTGCTCCCTGGGCAGACCGCCAACCACGTCACGGACCTCGCGGTCTACGACGAGGAGCTCGACGCCGCCTGGAGCCTGATCACCGGGCGGGACGACCACGACCACGTGGTCGTCTCGGCGCACTCGACCGGAGGCCTGACCCTCCCCCTGTGGCTGGACCGTCGGCGCCCGGAGGCCCTGGCGGGCGTCGTGCTCAACTCGCCGTGGCTGGACCTGCAGGGCAGCGCCCTGCTGCGCACCATCGGCACGCTGGTGCTCAAGGAGCTCGGCCGCCGCCGCCCGCGCCAGGAGATCAAGCGGGAGGTCAACGGGCTCTACGGCCGCTCCCTGCACCGCGACCACGACGGCGAGTGGGACTTCGACCTCGCGTGGAAGCCACTGGAGTCCTTCCGGGTCCACGCCGGCTGGCTCCGGGCGGTCCGTGAGGGCCACGCCAGGCTCCAGCAGGGCCTCGACGTGCCTGCGCCCGTGCTCGTGCTGTCCTCGGACCGCTCCAGCCTGCCGGAGGAGATGGGCGAGGACGTCCACGTCACCGACGTCGTCCTCGAGGTGCCGCAGATCCGGCGCTGGGCCACGGCCGTCGGGGCGCACGTCACCTACGTCGCCGTCCCCGGGGCGCGGCACGACGTCGTGCTCTCCCGCCGCCCCTCCCGGGAGCGGGTCTACGCCGAGCTCGATCGGTGGCACGCGGCGTACGTCGCCGACTGA
- a CDS encoding DUF4267 domain-containing protein translates to MNPVTGLSLGRIVIGAASVANPTMVTKAFGLDVEANPQTTFMTRLFGAREIALGAATLVASGRGRTGLVLLGVGVDGADAYAGYVGPKADGIDPKAGMLMTGVAGGAVLSGLLGLLARGGSQAAKATKATTKASKKAAKKASKRAGKK, encoded by the coding sequence ATGAACCCTGTGACCGGACTCTCCCTGGGCCGCATCGTCATCGGCGCCGCGTCGGTGGCCAACCCCACGATGGTGACCAAGGCCTTCGGCCTCGACGTGGAGGCGAACCCGCAGACCACGTTCATGACCCGGCTCTTCGGTGCGCGCGAGATCGCGCTCGGTGCCGCCACGCTCGTCGCCTCGGGCAGGGGCCGCACCGGCCTGGTGCTGCTGGGCGTCGGTGTCGACGGCGCCGACGCCTACGCCGGGTACGTCGGCCCCAAGGCCGACGGCATCGACCCCAAGGCCGGGATGCTCATGACCGGCGTGGCCGGCGGTGCAGTGCTCTCGGGGCTGCTCGGCCTCCTCGCCCGCGGCGGCTCCCAGGCGGCCAAGGCCACGAAGGCGACCACCAAGGCCAGCAAGAAGGCTGCCAAGAAGGCGAGCAAGAGGGCCGGCAAGAAGTAG
- a CDS encoding SPFH domain-containing protein has product MGLAILILLALIFLFVLTVLAKTIRIVPQARAGIVERFGKYRTTLNPGLNVVVPFIDKVRYVIDMREQVVSFPPQPVITEDNLVVSIDTVIYFQVTDPVAATYEIANYIQAIEQLTMTTLRNIVGGMDLEETLTSRDEINTRLRGVLDEATGKWGVRVNRVELKGIDPPPSIKDSMEKQMRADRDKRALILTAEGQRQSAILTAEGQKQSAILTAEGDRESQILRAQADRESQILRAQGEGQAIQTVFQAIHDGRPDQSLLAYQYLQMMPRIAEGDANKVWIVPSEIGKALEGLGSTMNNLQGIPTETDGPAKRVDMGPTEPSVPAEPGRSAAGDAVQEAIREAQRAANPRRPAGGAAEGAGEDPPA; this is encoded by the coding sequence ATGGGTCTCGCGATCTTGATCCTGCTCGCACTGATCTTCCTGTTCGTCCTGACCGTGCTGGCCAAGACGATCCGGATCGTGCCGCAGGCCCGCGCCGGCATCGTCGAGCGGTTCGGCAAGTACCGCACCACGCTGAACCCCGGCCTCAACGTCGTCGTGCCGTTCATCGACAAGGTCCGCTACGTCATCGACATGCGTGAGCAGGTCGTGAGCTTCCCCCCGCAGCCGGTGATCACCGAGGACAACCTCGTCGTCTCGATCGACACCGTCATCTACTTCCAGGTCACCGACCCGGTGGCCGCGACCTACGAGATCGCCAACTACATCCAGGCCATCGAGCAGCTGACCATGACCACGCTGCGCAACATCGTGGGTGGCATGGACCTCGAGGAGACCCTCACCAGCCGCGACGAGATCAACACCCGGCTGCGCGGCGTCCTCGACGAGGCGACCGGCAAGTGGGGCGTGCGGGTCAACCGGGTCGAGCTCAAGGGCATCGACCCGCCGCCGTCGATCAAGGACTCGATGGAGAAGCAGATGCGCGCGGACCGCGACAAGCGTGCGCTGATCCTCACCGCGGAGGGCCAGCGGCAGTCGGCGATCCTCACCGCCGAGGGCCAGAAGCAGTCGGCGATCCTCACCGCCGAGGGTGACCGGGAGTCGCAGATCCTGCGGGCCCAGGCCGACCGGGAGTCGCAGATCCTGCGGGCCCAGGGCGAGGGCCAGGCCATCCAGACGGTGTTCCAGGCCATCCACGACGGCCGCCCCGACCAGTCGCTGCTGGCCTACCAGTACCTCCAGATGATGCCGCGCATCGCCGAGGGCGATGCCAACAAGGTGTGGATCGTGCCCAGCGAGATCGGCAAGGCACTGGAGGGCCTGGGCTCGACGATGAACAACCTGCAGGGCATCCCCACCGAGACCGACGGCCCGGCCAAGCGGGTCGACATGGGCCCCACCGAGCCGTCGGTGCCCGCCGAGCCGGGCAGGTCCGCGGCCGGGGACGCGGTGCAGGAGGCGATCCGGGAGGCCCAGCGCGCCGCGAACCCGCGCCGGCCCGCGGGAGGCGCAGCCGAGGGTGCCGGGGAGGACCCGCCGGCCTGA
- a CDS encoding NfeD family protein, translating to MDWLNDHAWAAWLGLAAAFGVAEMFSLDLIFMMLAVGAMGGMVAGAFDAHVAVQVLVAMGMSLATLTLLRPRLVARLHGGPELRLGTGKLIGTQGVVTAQITATQSGRVRLSGDVWSAAPYDEHLVIEPGETVEVLEIRGATAYVHPTGDPLPPPAPPAPPAGPHA from the coding sequence ATGGACTGGCTGAACGACCACGCGTGGGCGGCATGGCTCGGCCTCGCCGCCGCGTTCGGGGTGGCCGAGATGTTCAGCCTGGACCTCATCTTCATGATGCTGGCCGTCGGTGCGATGGGCGGCATGGTCGCCGGTGCCTTCGACGCGCACGTGGCGGTGCAGGTTCTGGTCGCGATGGGGATGTCCCTGGCCACGCTCACCCTGCTCCGCCCGCGCCTGGTGGCCCGCCTCCACGGCGGCCCCGAGCTGCGGCTGGGCACGGGCAAGCTGATCGGCACCCAGGGCGTCGTGACGGCGCAGATCACCGCCACCCAGTCCGGCCGGGTCCGCCTCTCCGGTGACGTCTGGTCGGCCGCGCCGTACGACGAGCACCTGGTGATCGAGCCCGGCGAGACCGTCGAGGTGCTGGAGATCCGCGGCGCGACGGCCTACGTCCACCCCACCGGCGACCCGCTGCCGCCGCCGGCACCCCCGGCGCCGCCGGCCGGGCCCCACGCCTGA
- a CDS encoding ABC transporter ATP-binding protein → MAAVLDLVDVTVRRGDSVLLDRVSWTVEEDERWVVLGPNGAGKTTLLQIASAQLFPTQGSVHVLEERLGSVDVFELRPRIGLTSAALAERIPRHETVHDVVVSAAYGVLGRWREMYDDLDHDRAESLLRELGAKHLAPRTFGTLSEGERKRVQIARALMSDPELLLLDEPAAGLDLGGREDLVSTLSMLAYDPDSPATVLVSHHVEEIPPGFTHALMLRQGRVVAAGLLDQTITEQHLSATFGMPLTVSHEDGRWAARRRTRAR, encoded by the coding sequence ATGGCAGCGGTTCTGGACCTCGTCGACGTCACCGTGCGCCGTGGGGACTCCGTCCTCCTCGACCGCGTCAGCTGGACCGTGGAGGAGGACGAGCGCTGGGTCGTGCTGGGTCCCAACGGTGCTGGCAAGACGACCCTGCTGCAGATCGCCTCGGCGCAGCTGTTCCCCACCCAGGGCTCGGTCCACGTGCTGGAGGAGCGGCTCGGGTCGGTCGACGTCTTCGAGCTGCGCCCGCGCATCGGTCTGACCAGCGCGGCGCTGGCCGAACGGATCCCCCGGCACGAGACGGTCCACGACGTCGTCGTCTCGGCGGCCTACGGCGTGCTCGGCCGCTGGCGTGAGATGTACGACGACCTCGACCACGACCGCGCCGAGTCGCTGCTGCGCGAGCTCGGCGCCAAGCACCTCGCACCGCGCACCTTCGGCACCCTGAGCGAGGGCGAGCGCAAGCGCGTGCAGATCGCCCGTGCGCTGATGAGCGACCCCGAGCTGCTGCTCCTCGACGAGCCGGCCGCGGGCCTGGACCTGGGCGGCCGCGAGGACCTCGTCTCGACGCTCTCGATGCTGGCCTACGACCCGGACTCACCGGCGACCGTGCTGGTCTCCCACCACGTCGAGGAGATCCCGCCGGGCTTCACGCACGCCCTCATGCTGCGCCAGGGCAGGGTCGTGGCGGCCGGCCTCCTCGACCAGACCATCACCGAGCAACACCTCTCGGCCACCTTCGGCATGCCGCTGACCGTCAGCCACGAGGACGGCCGGTGGGCGGCGCGACGCCGCACCCGCGCCCGATGA
- the serB gene encoding phosphoserine phosphatase SerB: MSTPDQSRPDRAPRPETLLITLTGRERPGVTSAVFATLGRAGVEVVDLEQIVLRRRLILGLLVTAPADVQGLRQDLQATADELAMTLEVEPGSGDTTQPSHGRAHVTVLGTPLTAEAMAAVAGRIADAGANIDRIERMARYPVTALDLHVSGAAPDALRAELAAEAARQGIDVAVQPADLLRRGMRLIVMDVDSTLIQGEVIEMIAAHAGCEAEVAEVTERAMRGELDFEESLRSRVALLEGVPASALHEVYDSIQLAPGARTMVRTLRRLGYRFAIVSGGFSQITDRLAVELGIHFTRANELEIVDGRLTGRIVGRVVDRAGKAEALREFAAEVGVDVASTIAIGDGANDLDMLAAAGLGIAYNAKPAVRDAADTAVNVPYLDTIMYLLGISREEIEAADSAAGVTTPAPPV; this comes from the coding sequence ATGAGCACCCCAGACCAGTCACGCCCGGACCGGGCGCCGCGACCCGAGACCCTGCTGATCACGCTGACCGGCCGCGAGCGTCCCGGGGTGACCTCGGCCGTCTTCGCCACCCTGGGCCGGGCCGGTGTCGAGGTCGTCGACCTCGAGCAGATCGTGCTGCGCCGCCGCCTCATCCTGGGCCTGCTCGTGACCGCGCCCGCCGACGTGCAGGGCCTGCGACAGGACCTCCAGGCGACGGCCGACGAGCTGGCGATGACCCTGGAGGTCGAGCCCGGCAGCGGCGACACCACTCAGCCGTCCCACGGCCGGGCGCACGTCACCGTCCTGGGCACCCCGCTGACCGCGGAGGCGATGGCGGCCGTGGCCGGCCGGATCGCCGACGCCGGCGCCAACATCGACCGCATCGAGCGGATGGCGCGCTACCCCGTCACCGCCCTGGACCTCCACGTCTCCGGGGCCGCACCGGACGCCCTGCGCGCCGAGCTGGCCGCCGAGGCCGCCCGGCAGGGCATCGACGTCGCAGTGCAGCCCGCCGACCTGCTGCGCCGCGGGATGCGGCTGATCGTCATGGACGTGGACTCCACGCTCATCCAGGGCGAGGTCATCGAGATGATCGCCGCGCACGCCGGCTGCGAGGCCGAGGTCGCGGAGGTGACCGAGCGGGCCATGCGCGGCGAGCTCGACTTCGAGGAGTCCCTGCGCTCCCGCGTGGCCCTGCTCGAGGGCGTCCCGGCGTCGGCGCTGCACGAGGTCTACGACTCCATCCAGCTCGCCCCGGGCGCCCGGACCATGGTGCGGACCCTGCGCCGCCTCGGGTACCGCTTCGCGATCGTCTCCGGGGGCTTCAGCCAGATCACCGACCGGCTCGCGGTGGAGCTGGGCATCCACTTCACCCGGGCCAACGAGCTGGAGATCGTCGACGGGCGGTTGACCGGACGCATCGTCGGTCGCGTCGTCGACCGGGCCGGCAAGGCCGAGGCCCTGCGGGAGTTCGCGGCCGAGGTGGGTGTCGACGTGGCCTCCACGATCGCGATCGGCGACGGCGCCAACGACCTGGACATGCTGGCGGCCGCCGGCCTGGGCATCGCCTACAACGCCAAGCCGGCCGTCCGGGACGCCGCGGACACGGCGGTGAACGTGCCGTACCTCGACACGATCATGTACCTCCTGGGCATCTCCCGCGAGGAGATCGAGGCCGCCGACAGCGCCGCCGGCGTCACCACCCCCGCTCCCCCGGTCTGA
- a CDS encoding SixA phosphatase family protein, with protein sequence MPDTARKDTPRQIVVMRHAKAEQHGPSDFDRHLADRGVEEGALAGRWLVAQGFVPDHVLVSSALRTRETWAAVADGAGWDADTIETDENDTLYEAGPETALDLVREVPEDALALLVIGHNPTMGYLAQLLDDGDGDEDASNALVMGYPTSAMTVFDLTGDWADLDEQGGTIRAHHVPRA encoded by the coding sequence GTGCCCGACACTGCCCGCAAGGACACCCCGCGCCAGATCGTCGTGATGCGTCACGCCAAGGCCGAGCAGCACGGCCCCTCCGACTTCGACCGGCACCTCGCCGACCGTGGCGTGGAGGAGGGTGCCCTGGCCGGCCGGTGGCTGGTGGCGCAGGGCTTCGTGCCCGACCACGTGCTGGTCTCGTCCGCGTTGCGCACCCGGGAGACCTGGGCCGCGGTGGCCGACGGGGCCGGCTGGGACGCCGACACCATCGAGACCGACGAGAACGACACCCTCTACGAGGCCGGCCCGGAGACGGCGCTGGACCTCGTGCGCGAGGTGCCCGAGGACGCGCTGGCGCTGCTGGTGATCGGGCACAACCCGACCATGGGCTACCTCGCCCAGCTCCTGGACGACGGCGACGGGGACGAGGACGCGTCCAACGCGCTGGTGATGGGCTACCCGACCAGCGCGATGACCGTCTTCGACCTCACCGGCGACTGGGCCGACCTCGACGAGCAGGGCGGCACCATCCGCGCCCACCACGTCCCGCGCGCCTGA
- the fabI gene encoding enoyl-ACP reductase FabI, which yields MGILDGKTILVAGVTMDSSIGFATAKVAQEQGATVLISNFGRALGITRRIAKRLPVEPAVLELDVTDPAHLERLPDLVREHLGADAHLDGVVHSIAYGNPETLLGGKFLDGPWEDVAQAVQVSAYSLKSLATACRPLMGEGGSVVGLTFDATVAWPAYDWMGVAKAGLESCSRYLARDLGPDGIRVNLVSAGPLRTLAAKAIPGFTDLEDMWSTRAPLGWDNTDQEPTARAVCALLSDFFPATTGEIVHVDGGFHAMGA from the coding sequence ATGGGCATCCTCGACGGCAAGACGATCCTGGTGGCGGGCGTGACGATGGACTCCTCCATCGGGTTCGCGACCGCAAAGGTCGCGCAGGAGCAGGGGGCCACGGTCCTCATCTCCAACTTCGGGCGTGCCCTGGGCATCACCCGCCGCATCGCCAAGCGGCTGCCGGTGGAGCCGGCGGTCCTCGAGCTCGACGTCACCGACCCCGCGCACCTCGAGCGGTTGCCCGACCTCGTGCGCGAGCACCTGGGCGCCGACGCGCACCTGGACGGCGTCGTCCACTCCATCGCCTACGGCAACCCGGAGACGCTGCTGGGCGGGAAGTTCCTCGATGGCCCGTGGGAGGACGTCGCCCAGGCCGTCCAGGTCTCGGCGTACTCCCTGAAGTCGCTGGCGACCGCCTGCCGCCCGCTGATGGGCGAGGGCGGTTCGGTGGTCGGTCTGACCTTCGACGCCACGGTGGCCTGGCCGGCCTACGACTGGATGGGCGTGGCGAAGGCCGGGCTGGAGTCCTGCTCGCGCTACCTCGCACGCGACCTGGGACCCGACGGCATCCGGGTCAACCTGGTCTCCGCCGGCCCGTTGCGCACGCTCGCGGCCAAGGCGATCCCCGGCTTCACCGACCTGGAGGACATGTGGTCCACGCGCGCCCCGCTGGGCTGGGACAACACCGACCAAGAGCCGACGGCCAGGGCCGTGTGCGCCCTGCTCTCGGACTTCTTCCCCGCCACCACCGGCGAGATCGTGCACGTCGACGGCGGCTTCCACGCCATGGGCGCCTGA
- a CDS encoding 3-oxoacyl-ACP reductase FabG, which produces MSDVPVPEPRSVLVTGGNRGIGRAIAEAFLAQGDKVAVTTRSGGAPEGALEVRCDVTDPEAVEAAFAQIEAAHGPVEVLVANAGITADTLLLRMSEDDWSSVLDTNLTGSFRLAKRASKGMLRLRRGRIVLISSVVGMLGSAGQVNYAASKAGLVGMARSIARELGSRSITANVVAPGFIETDMTAVLSDEQKDTIKSQVPLQRYGTCEEVASTVLWLTGPGATYVTGAVIPVDGGLGMGH; this is translated from the coding sequence GTGAGCGACGTACCAGTTCCCGAGCCCCGTTCGGTCCTCGTGACCGGAGGCAACCGCGGCATCGGCCGTGCCATCGCCGAGGCCTTCCTCGCCCAGGGTGACAAGGTCGCCGTGACCACGCGCAGCGGCGGCGCGCCCGAGGGCGCTCTGGAAGTGCGCTGCGACGTCACCGACCCCGAGGCGGTCGAGGCGGCCTTCGCACAGATCGAGGCCGCGCACGGCCCGGTCGAGGTCCTGGTGGCCAACGCCGGCATCACCGCCGACACCCTGCTGCTGCGGATGAGCGAGGACGACTGGTCCTCGGTGCTCGACACCAACCTCACCGGCTCCTTCCGGCTCGCCAAGCGGGCCTCGAAGGGGATGCTGCGGCTGCGCCGAGGCCGGATCGTCCTGATCTCCTCGGTGGTGGGGATGCTCGGCTCCGCCGGACAGGTCAACTACGCCGCCTCCAAGGCCGGGTTGGTGGGCATGGCCCGCTCCATCGCCCGGGAGCTGGGCTCCCGGTCGATCACCGCGAACGTCGTGGCGCCGGGCTTCATCGAGACCGACATGACCGCGGTGCTCAGCGACGAGCAGAAGGACACGATCAAGTCGCAGGTGCCGCTCCAGCGGTACGGCACCTGCGAGGAGGTCGCGAGCACGGTGCTGTGGCTGACCGGCCCCGGCGCGACGTACGTCACCGGGGCCGTGATCCCCGTCGACGGTGGACTGGGAATGGGGCACTGA
- a CDS encoding dodecin produces the protein MTNRTYRITEIVGTSPDGIDQAIRNGIERAAQTLRHVDWFEMTQVRGQVKDGSVEHFQVGLKIGFRLEDD, from the coding sequence GTGACGAACCGCACCTACCGCATCACCGAGATCGTCGGCACGTCCCCGGACGGGATCGACCAGGCCATCCGCAACGGGATCGAGCGTGCCGCCCAGACCCTGCGCCACGTCGACTGGTTCGAGATGACCCAGGTGCGCGGGCAGGTCAAGGACGGCAGCGTCGAGCACTTCCAGGTGGGCCTGAAGATCGGTTTCCGCCTCGAGGACGACTGA
- a CDS encoding DUF3099 domain-containing protein: MARQRGDREDAVRITSAAPSPAEDLRRRQRRYLLSMSLRSACFVGAVIAGLAGVDWLWPILIAGALVLPYIAVVLANVQAARMEDYDLRDATFTHRALGGSDSPQRPLGASSER; this comes from the coding sequence ATGGCACGCCAGCGCGGCGACCGCGAGGACGCGGTCCGGATCACCTCGGCGGCGCCCAGCCCGGCCGAGGACCTCCGCCGGCGCCAGCGTCGCTACCTGCTCTCGATGAGCCTGCGTTCGGCCTGCTTCGTCGGTGCCGTGATCGCCGGGCTGGCCGGGGTCGACTGGCTGTGGCCCATCCTCATCGCCGGGGCGCTGGTCCTGCCCTACATCGCGGTCGTGCTCGCCAACGTGCAGGCCGCCCGCATGGAGGACTACGACCTCCGCGACGCCACCTTCACCCACCGGGCCCTCGGCGGCTCGGACTCCCCCCAGCGCCCCCTCGGCGCGTCCTCGGAGCGCTGA